The genomic region GCGCGACATCGAGTGATTCCACCGCTGACGTACTAAAACCTTGTGCTTCAAGTGCAAGTGCTTTTAGTATGTGCGATGCCGCGTCGGTTGGATCGAGTGAGATCGCTTTGTCGGCTTCATCAGAAGCTGATTTCGCTAATTTGATTGAAGTTGTACGGTCCTTTGTTGCATTTGATTTCGATAATAATTGAGCGCCGATTATGAAATGGCGTTTAGCATCGTAGCTGGAGCGGTTTCTGTAACGGAATTTGGTGAAGAGATTTTGAGGTATTTTTTGCATCCATAAGAACATGAAGACTGTGATGAGGAGGAAACATGCTTGAAAGA from Rutidosis leptorrhynchoides isolate AG116_Rl617_1_P2 chromosome 9, CSIRO_AGI_Rlap_v1, whole genome shotgun sequence harbors:
- the LOC139869270 gene encoding uncharacterized protein, giving the protein MPTDLIFQACFLLITVFMFLWMQKIPQNLFTKFRYRNRSSYDAKRHFIIGAQLLSKSNATKDRTTSIKLAKSASDEADKAISLDPTDAASHILKALALEAQGFSTSAVESLDVALSPLTAKSLSSTERGDALFKRAEIKMKGSKRGRVDSAVSDLVESVKIKGDNAKAYRLLGECYEKKDMKEEAVEAYERAVRIDPENVQARDALKLLLASTQ